The Musa acuminata AAA Group cultivar baxijiao chromosome BXJ1-3, Cavendish_Baxijiao_AAA, whole genome shotgun sequence genome window below encodes:
- the LOC135629441 gene encoding protein SEEDLING LETHAL 1, chloroplastic-like, with the protein MEEVFPFCSYRGLRQVPQIPTTLLSRNAPVQPRLPLLSSPRAARLSLHTPIPLPEKPPKLSPTLPLLPPDSAPSSSSSFRDKLLFLDALGVDLFAAAAAHPALVAAPLADLRVAVDFLRSLGHAAPEIRRACGMCPEILTAAPADLAAAVAFLLREAGVQGRDLRRVIGRRPRLLVSDVARRLRPTLYFLQMLGVAPIARHASLLSCSVEEKLLPRLDFLEEVGFSYRDARAMARRFPQLFCYSIEENLRPKSQFFVSEMRRELRELRDFPQYFSFSLANRIRPRHQSCKEKGASFPLPALLRPNNEQFNAQLEVRISSSSPLRRSPLWLATSDTDL; encoded by the coding sequence atggAAGAGGTCTTCCCGTTTTGCTCCTACCGCGGCCTCCGCCAAGTTCCCCAAATCCCCACTACCCTTCTTTCCCGGAATGCCCCTGTGCAACCCCGCCTCCCTCTGCTTTCCAGTCCAAGAGCCGCTCGCCTTTCCCTGCATACCCCCATCCCGCTTCCCGAAAAGCCCCCCAAATTATCCCCCACTCTTCCCCTTCTGCCTCCCGATTCcgccccctcttcctcctcctccttccgcgACAAGCTCCTCTTCCTCGACGCCCTTGGCGTCGACCTGTTCGCCGCAGCCGCCGCCCACCCGGCCCTCGTTGCCGCTCCCCTCGCCGACCTCCGCGTCGCCGTCGACTTCCTCCGCTCCCTCGGCCACGCCGCCCCCGAGATCCGCCGCGCCTGCGGCATGTGCCCCGAGATCCTCACCGCCGCCCCCGCCGAcctcgccgccgccgtcgccttcCTCCTCCGCGAGGCCGGCGTCCAGGGCCGCGATCTCCGACGCGTCATCGGTCGCCGCCCCCGCCTCCTCGTCTCCGACGTGGCCCGCCGTCTCCGCCCCACCCTCTACTTCCTCCAGATGCTCGGCGTCGCGCCCATCGCGCGGCATGCCTCGCTGCTCTCCTGCAGCGTCGAGGAGAAGCTCCTCCCCAGGCTCGACTTCCTGGAAGAGGTCGGCTTCTCGTATCGGGACGCTCGGGCCATGGCCAGGAGGTTTCCTCAGCTCTTCTGCTACAGCATAGAGGAGAATCTGAGGCCCAAGTCGCAATTTTTCGTGTCGGAGATGCGGCGGGAGCTCCGCGAGCTGAGGGACTTCCCACAGTACTTCTCCTTCAGCTTGGCGAACAGGATAAGGCCGAGGCATCAGTCATGCAAGGAGAAGGGCGCGTCCTTCCCACTGCCCGCATTGCTGAGGCCAAACAACGAGCAGTTCAATGCCCAACTGGAGGTACGCATTAGCTCTTCTTCTCCACTGAGAAGATCGCCTCTTTGGCTCGCAACTTCGGATACCGATCTGTAG
- the LOC103979093 gene encoding uricase-2 gives MAEGFKIEQNHGKSRVRVARVWRRVAGSGHVIVEWNVGVSLFSDCLPSYTSADNSAIVATDSMKNTVYAKAKECTEVMSMESFAVLLGRHFTSYYPQVTAAVINIVEKPWERVAVDGQPHSHGFKLGSEKHTTEVRVEKYGTLSVTSGIEGLALLKTTQSGFEGFVRDHFTLLPETRERMVATEVTAAWRYPFADVSDIRAKPFCFTQRYLDVKKVLADTFFGSPLEGVYSPSVQNTLYLMAKAVLNRFPDIASVKLRMPNLHFLPVNLSSKDNRNMVKFADDVYMPTDEPHGTIEATVSRTMSRM, from the exons ATGGCGGAAGGGTTCAAGATCGAGCAGAATCACGGGAAGAGCAGGGTCCGGGTCGCCAGGGTCTGGAGGAGGGTCGCCGGCTCCGGCCACGTGATCGTCGAGTGGAACGTCGGCGTCAGCCTCTTCTCCGACTGTCTCCCCTCCTACACCTCCGCTGACAACTCCGCCATCGTCGCCACCGATTCCATGAAGAATACT GTATATGCGAAGGCGAAGGAGTGCACGGAGGTCATGTCGATGGAAAGCTTCGCGGTTCTTCTCGGGAGGCACTTCACCTCGTACTATCCTCAG GTGACGGCCGCCGTGATCAATATAGTTGAGAAGCCTTGGGAGCGGGTCGCTGTCGACGGCCAACCCCATTCGCATG GATTTAAACTTGGTTCTGAGAAGCATACAACAGAAGTTAGAGTTGAAAAATATGGCACTTTGAGTGTAACTTCTGGAATTGAGGGACTAGCTCTGTTGAAAACAACACAG TCAGGGTTTGAAGGATTTGTAAGGGATCACTTTACGCTTCTTCCAGAGACAAGGGAGAGGATGGTAGCAACTGAAGTCACTGCTGCTTGGAG GTACCCATTTGCTGACGTATCTGATATTCGTGCCAAGCCATTTTGTTTCACACAAAGGTATCTGGATGTCAAGAAAGTTCTAGCAGACACCTTCTTTGGTTCACCACTTGAGGGTGTTTACAGTCCATCGGTTCAGAACACACTGTACCTCATGGCAAAAGCTGTTCTTAACAG GTTCCCTGATATAGCATCAGTTAAGCTTAGAATGCCAAACCTCCATTTCTTACCAGTCAACTTATCAAGCAAAGATAACCGAAACATGGTAAAG TTTGCTGATGATGTCTACATGCCAACCGACGAGCCACATGGAACTATAGAAGCAACAGTGAGTCGCACCATGTCCAGGATGTAA
- the LOC135629446 gene encoding casparian strip membrane protein 1-like, giving the protein MSSHLLHCSLSGRQLPSPVYILSSTPTLHHSLIRSLLPDPAPSMSTSEAAPSATAITIDDSDARGKAPAAAPAPSAPPPPAAAAAPAAPKDRRFPFLLRKTKAAGGGCKRGVACFDFLLRLCAIAATLVAAIMMGTTDETLPFFTQFFQFHANFADLPALTFFVVGNAIAAGYLVLSLPFSLAAMVRPQAIGPRLLLFVLDTVMMELTIAAASSATAIVYLAHNGSSKANWVAICLRFDGFCQSISGAVVASFIAVVFFMVLVVMSALVMRKQ; this is encoded by the exons ATGAGTTCCCACCTTCTCCACTGCAGTCTCAGCGGCCGCCAGCTTCCTTCACCTGTATATATTCTCTCCTCCACCCCAACGCTTCATCACAGCCTCATCCGATCCCTTCTTCCCGATCCAGCTCCCAGCATGAGCACCAGCGAAGCCGCCCCCTCCGCCACCGCGATCACCATCGATGACTCCGATGCCAGAGGAAAAGCCCCTGCTGCTGCTCCGGCTCCCTCGgcacctcctcctcctgctgccgccgccgcccccgCCGCCCCTAAAGATCGACGCTTCCCCTTCCTTCTCAGGAAGACCAAGGCCGCTGGCGGGGGGTGCAAGAGAGGCGTAGCCTGCTTCGACTTCCTTCTACGGCTCTGCGCGATAGCTGCTACGCTCGTCGCCGCCATCATGATGGGAACCACCGATGAGACTCTCCCTTTCTTCACTCAGTTCTTCCAGTTCCATGCCAACTTCGCCGATCTCCCTGCCTTGAC GTTCTTCGTGGTGGGGAATGCGATCGCAGCAGGTTACCTCGTCCTCTCCCTCCCCTTCTCCCTAGCCGCCATGGTTCGGCCCCAAGCGATCGGGCCAAGGCTTCTGCTCTTCGTCCTCGACACA GTCATGATGGAGCTGACGATCGCTGCGGCTTCTTCGGCGACGGCCATCGTGTACTTGGCTCACAACGGCAGCTCCAAGGCCAACTGGGTAGCCATCTGCCTGCGGTTCGATGGCTTCTGCCAGAGCATCAGCGGAGCCGTCGTGGCGTCCTTCATAGCCGTCGTCTTCTTCATGGTGTTGGTCGTCATGTCTGCTCTGGTCATGCGGAAGCAATAA
- the LOC135629452 gene encoding uncharacterized protein LOC135629452: MEGDRSPQCGLTTPRSTSVSSDPGVCLRDPSSISSSSGRSGNQLWQRVVVVGGGIGGSLIAKSLQFNADVILIDQKEYFEIPWATMRSMVDPAVADKAIINHTDYLINGKVITASAVDITDTDVITSDGRQVAYDYLVVATGHVASSPKCRKDRLEKFKEANIKMRTSSSVLVIGGGPTGVELASDIASVYPEKKVTLVHNGPRLLGFIGHKAGNKALDWLRSKNVDVLLEQSVDLDSVSEVDGIYITSAGEAIAADCHYVCVKRPLGTSWMRESIVKDSMDKYGQLMVDEHLRVKGRNNIFAIGDIIDVPERKQGVLAQRHAMVVAKNLKLLLKGGNKEIKLSKYRPTVSITMVSLGKKDAVAQLPFTTMTGFLPGLIKSRELFLRKTRKLLGLDHHSVFL; encoded by the exons ATGGAAGGAGACCGCTCCCCCCAGTGCGGCCTCACCACCCCCCGCTCCACCTCCGTCTCTAGCGATCCCGGCGTCTGCCTACGAGACCCCTCCAGCATCTCTAGCAGCAGCGGCCGCAGCGGCAACCAACTCTGGCAAcgcgtcgtcgtcgtcggaggcGGCATAGGCGGCTCTCTCATCGCCAAGTCCCTCCAGTTCAACGCCGACGTCATCCTCATCGACCA GAAGGAGTACTTCGAGATCCCGTGGGCAACGATGAGATCCATGGTGGATCCCGCGGTTGCGGACAAGGCGATCATCAACCACACCGATTACCTAATCAACGGCAAAGTCATCACGGCATCCGCGGTCGACATCACGGACACGGATGTGATCACCTCCGATGGTCGTCAAGTGGCGTACGACTACCTCGTTGTCGCTACTGGCCATGTAGCTTCTTCTCCCAAGTGCAGGAAAGACCGACTCGAAAAGTTCAAGGAAG CGAACATAAAGATGAGGACTTCGAGCTCTGTTCTTGTGATCGGAGGAGGGCCAACCGGCGTCGAACTTGCTTCAGATATCGCATCAGTGTATCCAGAAAAGAAGGTGACTTTGGTCCACAACGGACCACGGTTGCTTGGATTCATAGGGCACAAAGCAGGCAACAAAGCCTTGGACTGGTTGAGATCCAAGAATGTTGACGTGCTGTTGGAGCAGTCGGTGGATTTGGATTCCGTATCTGAGGTGGATGGAATATACATCACTTCAGCTGGAGAAGCCATTGCAGCTGACTGCCACTATGTGTGTGTGAAAAGACCTTTGGGGACTTCATGGATGAGAGAGTCGATCGTAAAGGATTCCATGGACAAGTATGGACAGCTTATGGTTGATGAACACTTGAGAGTCAAAGGCCGAAACAATATCTTTGCCATCGGAGACATCATTGATGTACCT GAACGCAAGCAAGGAGTGCTTGCGCAGAGGCACGCCATGGTGGTGGCGAAGAACCTCAAGCTGCTGCTGAAAGGGGGCAACAAGGAGATCAAGCTGAGCAAGTACAGGCCCACAGTCTCGATAACCATGGTCTCCTTGGGGAAGAAGGACGCGGTGGCGCAGCTGCCTTTCACGACAATGACCGGGTTCCTCCCAGGGCTGATCAAATCCAGGGAGTTGTTCCTGCGCAAGACCAGGAAGCTGCTGGGTCTTGATCATCACTCTGTGTTCTTGTGA
- the LOC103979090 gene encoding probable UDP-N-acetylglucosamine--peptide N-acetylglucosaminyltransferase SPINDLY yields the protein MALTEETGNGKKRDSTQLENENPKEFRSISDVCPVQSQVPLLKKKFEGKDGLAYANILRSRNKFADAQVLYESIIENDSTNVEALIGKGICLQMQNHLRQAFACFVESIRLDPQNACALTHCGVIYKDEGHLLEAAESYQKALKADPSYKLAAECLAIVLTDLGTSLKLAGNTDEGIQKYFDALKVDGHYAPAYYNLGVVYSEMMQYDLALGCYEKAVVERPLYAEAYCNMGVIYKNRGDLEAAIACYERCLTVSPNFEIAKNNMAIALTDLGTKVKLEGDINQGVAYYKKALYYNWHYADAMYNLGVAYGEMLKFDMAIVFYELALHFNPHCAEACNNLGVIYKDRDNLDKAVECYQMALSIKPNFSQSLNNLGVVFTVQGKMDAAASMIEKAIIANPTYAEAYNNLGVLYRDVGNISLAIEAYERCLQIDPDSRNAGQNRLLAMNYIDEGLDDRLFEAHREWGRRFMNLYPQYTSWDNPKDMERPLIVGYVSPDYFTHSVSYFIEAPLSHHNYANYKVVVYSAVVKADAKTLKFKDRVLKKGGLWRDIYGVDERKVASMVRDDKIDILVELTGHTANNKLGMMACRPAPVQVTWIGYPNTTGLPTIDYRMTDGLVDPPNTRQKNVEELVRLPECFLCYTPSPEAGPVSPTPALSNGFITFGSFNNLAKITPNVLRVWATILCAVPNSRLVVKCKPFCCDSVRQRFLSTLEQMGLESLRVDLLPLILFNHDHMQAYSLMDISLDTFPYAGTTTTCESLYMGVPCVTMAGSVHAHNVGVSLLTKVGLGRLVAKTEEEYVKLALQLASDVSALGELRMTLRELMSKSPVCDGAKFTQGLESTYRNMWHRYCRGDVPATRHIESLKDQPPLSDKILVRFSEHKTSNVPEQNHQVQTKMNGVTPNLSLTPNNASCEANGNC from the exons ATGGCACTGACGGAGGAGACTGGTAATGGGAAAAAGAGGGACAGTACGCAATTGGAGAATGAGAATCCAAAAGAATTCAGGTCTATCTCGGATGTTTGCCCAGTTCAGTCCCAAGTTCCCTTGCTCAAAAAGAAGTTCGAGGGGAAAGATGGCCTCGCATATGCCAACATCCTTAGGTCACGAAACAAATTTGCAGACGCTCAAGTTTTGTATGAAAGTATCATCGAGAATGATAGCACCAATGTGGAAGCCCTTATAGGCAAGGGGATTTGTCTCCAAATGCAGAATCACTTACGGCAAGCATTTGCTTGTTTTGTGGAATCAATTAGACTTGATCCACAGAATGCATGTGCCCTCACTCATTGTGGAGTTATTTATAAGGATGAAGGTCACCTGTTGGAGGCTGCCGAG TCATATCAGAAGGCTCTAAAGGCAGATCCCTCATATAAACTGGCTGCAGAGTGCCTTGCTATTGTTTTGACAGATCTTGGAACAAGCTTAAAACTTGCTGGTAACACAGATGAAGGAATTCAGAAGTATTTTGACGCTCTTAAAGTGGATGGTCACTATGCT CCTGCATATTATAACCTTGGAGTTGTGTACTCTGAGATGATGCAATATGACTTGGCTCTTGGCTGCTATGAGAAGGCTGTTGTAGAGAGGCCTCTATATGCAGAAGCATACTGCAACATGGGAGTCATTTATAAAAACAGAGGCGACCTGGAGGCTGCCATCGCTTGCTATGAAAG GTGCTTGACCGTGTCTCCAAACTTTGAGATTGCCAAGAATAACATGGCAATAGCTTTGACAGATCTTGGAACAAAG GTAAAACTTGAGGGTGATATAAACCAAGGTGTGGCATATTACAAGAAAGCTTTATATTACAACTGGCACTATGCTGATGCAATGTATAATCTTGGTGTTGCATATGGTGAAATGCTGAAGTTTGACATG GCAATTGTGTTTTATGAACTTGCATTACACTTCAATCCTCATTGCGCGGAGGCTTGCAACAACTTAGGAGTTATCTATAAGGACAGGGATAATCTGGACAAAGCTGTGGAGTGTTATCAG ATGGCCTTATCAATCAAACCAAACTTCTCCCAATCGCTAAACAATCTTGGTGTGGTTTTTACTGTTCAG GGTAAAATGGATGCTGCTGCCAGCATGATTGAGAAAGCCATTATTGCAAATCCAACTTATGCAGAAGCGTACAATAACTTAG GGGTTCTTTACAGAGATGTGGGCAATATTTCTCTGGCGATTGAAGCATATGAGAGGTGCCTCCAGATAGATCCTGATTCACGTAATGCGGGCCAG AATCGTTTGCTTGCGATGAACTACATAGATGAGGGTTTGGATGATAGACTTTTTGAGGCTCATAG GGAATGGGGACGGCGCTTTATGAATCTATATCCGCAATACACCAGTTGGGATAATCCAAAAGACATGGAGCGACCACTAATAGTTGGATATGTGTCTCCTGATTATTTTACCCACTCTGTTTCATACTTCATTGAAGCACCTCTTTCACACCATAACTATGCAAATTACAAGGTGGTTGTGTACTCTGCTGTTGTGAAG GCAGATGCTAAGACTCTTAAATTTAAAGATAGGGTTCTGAAAAAGGGTGGGCTATGGAGAGATATATATGGTGTTGATGAGAGGAAAGTTGCTAGCATGGTTAGAGATGATAAAATTGATATATTGGTGGAGCTTACTGGTCACACTGCAAACAATAAATTGGGGATGATGGCATGTCGACCTGCTCCTGTCCAG GTTACTtggattggttatccaaatacaaCTGGTTTGCCTACAATTGACTACCGAATGACAGATGGATTAGTTGATCCACCAAATACAAGGCAGAA GAACGTTGAGGAACTAGTTCGTCTGCCAGAATGTTTTCTTTGTTATACTCCTTCTCCTGAAGCTGGTCCTGTTTCACCAACACCAGCTCTTTCCAATGGCTTTATCACTTTTGGAAGCTTTAATAATTTGGCCAAG ATAACACCAAATGTATTGCGAGTCTGGGCAACTATACTCTGTGCGGTTCCAAATTCCAGACTTGTTGTCAAGTGTAAGCCCTTCTGTTGCGATAGTGTAAGACAGAGGTTTCTTTCAACCTTGGAGCAGATGGGGCTGGAATCTTTACGTGTTGATTTATTGCCTCTTATTCTTTTTAACCATGACCATATGCAAGCATATTCCCTGATGGATATCag CTTGGATACATTTCCATATGCTGGAACAACTACCACATGCGAGTCATTATACATGGGGGTTCCATGTGTCACAATGGCAGGTTCTGTACATGCTCATAATGTCGGTGTCAGCCTTCTAACTAAAGTTG GTTTGGGGCGCCTGGTTGCCAAAACAGAAGAGGAATATGTTAAGTTAGCATTACAACTGGCTTCTGATGTGTCGGCTCTGGGGGAGCTAAGAATGACACTACGAGAACTTATGTCGAAGTCTCCAGTTTGTGATGGAGCAAAGTTTACACAAGGACTGGAGTCTACATACAGAAATATGTGGCATAGGTATTGCCGTGGTGATGTACCGGCCACCAGGCACATAGAATCCCTGAAAGATCAACCACCACTGTCTGACAAGATCTTGGTGAGGTTTTCTGAACACAAAACAAGCAATGTTCCAGAACAGAATCACCAGGTGCAAACAAAGATGAATGGTGTTACCCCAAATCTCTCATTGACCCCAAACAATGCCAGCTGTGAGGCAAATGGTAATTGCTGA